The genomic interval TCGGCTGGCCTGTCAAAACGTTGGTCCTGACATGCGACATCACTCGAAACAGCGGAAATTCTTGGCCCGCCGCCACTTTGGTACGCGGTGTGCCTATCACGTTTTCTTTCCACCCACCCTGCATCTGCTCAAACTGTCCAAGCTTGGTGAGGACGCACCCGAGCAGCCCAGTTTTTCATCTGCCGCGAACTGAATCGCCGAGCCCAAAATGCGTCCCTCTCACGAGCGGTCTACCACTGAGAGTCTCACGACCGAGAACTCCACCGACCACGACATTGATGATTCTGCGGGGAGTTGTTCACCAAGACATCTGCTGGACATCATCGATCACGCCGCTCACCTGTTGCCCGCACAAGGTCCGATCGAAGTCTTCGTGCACCATAACACGCTGCACGCGTTTGATCATATGCCGTTTGATGATGCCGTGCGAGCGGCGTGGAAGGTTTATGGTGCCGAGCCCTACCTGAGCGAGGTCCGCTATCAGCAGTTGCTGCGAGAGGGCCGAATCACGCGTGATGATCTGCGCAAGATCATGCACAAGGATATCGCCAATGACGAATGCAAACTGGTGGATGGACTGGGCAGCCGTTTCGATCTCCGCATGGCGATGCTGCTGTACCCGCTCAAGGAAGCACCTGAGAACGAATTGCGTTGGGTCATCGCCGAAACCGATGCGTTGACCAAGTTTCGCGGTGATGTCGACCCGGCCATCGTTCAGCGTCTGATCAAGTCGACTCGCAAACACGTCGATCGCAGTGATCCCGATTCCGAATCTTTGAAACGCCTGGATGATTTTGGCCGTGGAAAACCAAGTCGTTGGCGTGATTCGGAATGGGAAACATTCACATTAAAATCACTCTGGGAAACCTGCCAGCGGGGAACAGAGCTTGCCAGGTGCACCACAGAAACACGGGTCAAGCCTGTTCGTGTTCGTGACGTGTTGTTGTTGGCGACCGGCGAAGATGCGGATCGATTTGTTCACGAAACCTTGATTCGTTTTTGTGCCACATTCATCGATCAAGGCTTTGCGAGTTGGGCGCTGCCCGGTCGTGATGACGGTCTCTTCCGTTGCTTTGTCGAAATCTATCGCCCCGAAATGATTCTCGGCGAGTTGTGGATGAAGGGTCTGTCCGAGGAGACGCAGCGAATCACGGATTCTCAGACCACCGCTATTGAGTCGATTCGGCAATCACTCGACATGTTGGGGGTCCCCGCATCGGAGTTAGAATCGTTTATCACCCAGACGCTCCTGGCGCTGCCGGGATGGGCGGGGATGATATCTCAGTTGTGTAACGCTGCCAGTTGGGTTGATCGACCTTTGCCCAAAGATTCGCTGGTGGATTTCCTGGCGGTTCGACTTCTGCTGGATCGATTGGCGGCCAAGTACGTTGCGACGAAACATCTTGGTTTCTCAGGAACGACCGACCAGATCGCCTGCGATGCTTGGTCACGCGTGCCACACAGCGTCGACGTGCAGCTTCGGAATTGTTTTCGCGTCTTTCAACTGGCTCAGTCGCTGGGCTGGGACTGGACCCAACTGGCAGCACTCAACGCAGAACAATGGTCAATGATTTTCTATGAATTGGATGCGTTTGATGCAATCGATCGGCGACGTGTGTTCCATCTGGCGTATGAGCAGAAGTATCGCAATGAAGCGTTGACGTCGGTCGTGTTGACTTCGCGAGAGGTTTTGGCCCGACGAAAACAGGCGGATCAAAATCGCCAGCGACCGTCTTTTCAGATCACTTGTTGTATCGACGATCGCGAAGAATCCTTCCGTCGACACCTGGAGGAAACCGATCCCTGCTGCGAAACCTTTGGTGCCGCCGGTTTCTTTGCCGTGGCGATGAACTACCAGGGAGCCAGTGACGCCAACTACAAACCTCTGTGCCCCGCCATCATCACGCCGACGCACTATGTGCGTGAAAATGTGGGTTACACCTTTGCGGGTGAAGACCGCCGTCGTGCTCAAACCAGACGGCGACTCGGCTTGTTCACCCATGGGATGCACTCACGAAGCCGAGGTTTCATCGGCGGCGCGGTGACATCGATCCTGGGAAACCTGGCTGCGTTTCCGTTGGTTTCCCGAGTACTGTTCCCACGTTTGACGGCACAAATTCGCCGCAAAGCAGGCGAGTTTCTCGGACCGCCGCCGGTGACCCAGTTGCAACTGGAACGCTACAAACCAGAGTCCGGTCCAGAAGGTGGAAACATCGGCTACACCGTTGATGAAATGACAGACATCGTCGAGCGGTTGTTGCGCGATATCGGGCTGATTGATTCCTTTGCACGATTGGTCGTGATCACGGGCCACGGTTCGTCCAGCGTCAACAACCCTCACGAATCGGCTTACAACTGTGGTGCCTGCGCAGGAAAACGCGGCGGGCCGAATGCCCGGGCGTTTGCCCAGATGGCAAACGACTGGCGGGTCAGAAATCGCGTTGCTCAGCGCGGAATCGTCATTCCAGAAGACACTGCTTTCATCGGTGCCTACCACAACACGTGTGACGACAGCGTGGTTTGGTATGACCTGGATCGACTGCCTCCCTCACACTTTGAACTGTTCGAAACGGTCAAGCGTCATTGCGACGAAGCGAGATTGCGGAACGCGCATGAGCGGGCTCGCCGATTCGCGTCGTGTGATCTGAACTGCACACCGATCGAAGCGTTGCGGCACGTCGAACGACGCAGCGAAGATCTCTCCCAAGTCCGCCCAGAGTACAACCATGCCACCGATGCGTTGTGTTTCGTCGGTCGACGCGAGTGGTCACGAGGATTGTTCTTGGATCGTCGAGCCTTTTTGACATCCTACGATCCCACCCAAGACGACGAGGAACATTCGATCTTGCTGAGGATCCTCGGGGCTGCGATTCCCGTTTGCGCGGGGATCAACTTGGAATACTATTTTTCCTCCGTGGACAATACCAAGTACGGTTCCGGTACCAAACTGCCGCACAACATCGTTTCGCTCTTGGGCGTCATGGAAGGCGCAACGAGCGATCTGCGAACGGGGCTCTATCGACAAATGATCGAGATTCACGAACCGATGCGGATCTTGTTCGTGATCGAAACCACACCCGACGCGATGCTGAACATCATGGATCGCCATCAGGACATCGGTCGCCTGTGCCGCGGGAATTGGATTCAACTGGCTGTCCTGAACCATGAAACCTCTGAGATACAGGTTTACGAGGGCGGAACATTTGCTCCATTCATCGCCAACGGTGACACGTTGCCTTCGGTCGATTCATCGACGCAGTGGTTTCGCGGTCACCGCGGCCACCTGCCCTTTGCCTGGGTGACCGCTGCTTGGGCAGACGGGGCAAAGCAAGACGATGGCTCCTCGGCAAGCGGAATGCGTTCCTCAGCAAACGCAGGCCAATCACCCGCAAGCGATTTGGGCACAGGAGCGGCAGTATGAATACGGATTTGATCCTTCAATTCGCGGGCGGCGTGACGGTGGTCAGCCCTGCATTACTGCTGTTGGTCCTCGGCATGATCCCATTGGTCGGAATTCGCATCGGCGAAAGACTGACTGCTTTTATGACCCAGGTCTCCGTGCTGACCGGGCTCGTCGGCTCCGTGACGGTCTTGATCCTGATGCTGGTGACGGACCAACGCAATGTGCCCATCGAGTTGGGTGATTGGGTGGCCATCGAGCCGGATGGTTTTCACTTCCATTTGAAATTCGTGTTCGACCGATTGTCGGTACCATTTACCATCATGACGTTTGTGTTGTGCGGTACCGTGGGCGCATTCACACGAGTCTATTTGCATCGTGATGCGGGCTATCAACGGTTCTTTTTGTTCTACGCGGTATTCTATCTCGGTATGATCGTCTCGACGCTTGCCGGGACGATCGAGACGCTGTTCTTTGGATGGGAGTTGGTGGGGCTGTCATCCGCTCTGCTGATCGCATTCTTTCAAGATCGACCATCACCGGTTCGCAACGGATTGCGAGTGTGGATCGTGTACCGGATCGCCGACGCGGCGTTTCTGATCGCGGCGTTGCTGCTGCACCACTTGACCGGCGCAGGTGATTTCGAAGGCTTGATGGGCTCGGGGCCGTGGCCGGAGGGCGTTGCCAATATCGCTGGCAGCCCTGCTTTGATCATCGGACTGCTGCTGCTGGTGGCGGCGGCGGGCAAATCGGGCATGGTACCGTTTTCGGGTTGGCTGCCCCGTGCGATGGAAGGCCCCACACCCTCGAGCGCCGTTTTCTATGGCGCACTGTCGATCCACCTGGGAACTTATCTCCTGTTGCGGGTCAGCCCGTTGTTGGATGTCTCGCTGCCGTTGCAGATCGCCGTGATCGCGATGGGCGTCGTCACTGCAATCTTTGGTGCCATGACGTCGCGGGTGCAAACCGATGTCAAGACCGCACTGGGATTCGCTTCCTTGACCCAAGTCGGGATCATCACGGTCGAGATCGGGTTGGGACTTCGTTACTTGGCACTGATCCACATCATCGGTCACGCGCTGCTTCGCACTCTGCAACTGCTGCGTGCACCGTCACTGTTGAAGGACTACTTTTCACTAGAAGACGCGATCGGAGGTGGCTTGCCGACCAGTAAGTCGTCCGTCGGCGTGCAAGGAACCTCCTCGGCCGGACGTTGGCTGTATCGGATTTGCAATGAGCGTGGATACCTCGACGCCGCGTTGTACCGCTTGATCGCCAATCCGATCGTTGGGCTGTTTCAGTTCGCCGGTCGAGTGGAAGACCGTTGGACTCAGTTTTTGTCAGGAAACAAGTCGCCTCGTTTGAGTCAAACACAGGTGGAGCCCTCCGCTGCGAGCGAGCTGTCTCGTGGAACAAGCGAAATGGTGGAGGATTTACGATAATGCCAGAGTTGATGTTGCCTTGGCTGGAGCTCTCCATCCTGATTCCATTGATCGGTTCGCTGTTGGTCAGGTTCCCCAGGGACCGCGATTTGGCACGCAAATGGTGCATCGTCATTTGCTCGCTCGCGTTGACTTGCACCGTCGGCGAGTGGATCGATTTTGCTCGAATGGCCACTTTCGAAGCCCACGACCACTGGGACGCGTTGGCGAGTATCTTTCACGCCAACTTGCTGGTGATCGACGAACTTAATGCACCGCTGCTGCCGTTGATCTCGCTGCTGTTCTTGTTGACGGTGATCTCAACGCTGCGAACGAAGCTCAATCGATTCTCGCTCAGTGGGACATTGTTTTATCAAGCGGTGTTGCTCGCCACATTCAGTTGCCGAGCCAGTTGGTTGCTGATCGCGTTGCTGATCATCGGCGCCATCCCGCCGTGGTTTGAGATGAAATACCGCCGTGACGAATCCACACGGGTCTATTCGATCCATATGATCGCATTCGCCATTTGCATGGTATTGGGATACTGGTTGTTGCCCGCGGGCGCGGAGGCTGACCCCGAACAGCCGAGGTCGACCACGCTGATCGCCGGCGCGCTGCTGACGCTGGGTGCGCTGCTGCGTAACGGGATCTTTCCGCTGCATTGTTGGATGACGGATCTCTTTCAGCGAGCGACACTGGGTACCGCATTGCTGCACGTCCTGCCGATGACCGGAGCCTATGCGGTGATGCGACTGGTCTTGCCGATTGCCCCGTCGTGGGCGTTGCAAAGCATTGCCGTGCTGTCGCTGATCACGGCCGTATACGCTGCCGGTCGAGGACTGGTGGAGACCGATGGACGCAAATTCTTTTGCTACCTGCTGCTGAGTAATTCGTCCCTGGTTCTGGTCGGTTTGGAACTGGTCACATCGATCGGATTGACCGGAGCGTTATGTCTATGGCTTTCCGTCGGCCTGTCTTTGGGCGGTTTGGGGCTGACGCTGCGATGTATCGAAGCACGTATCGGTCGCATCAATCTCACGCACTTTCATGGCTTGCACGAACACACGCCCAAACTCGCCGGTTTGTTCTTACTGACCGGTCTCGGTGCAATCGGTTTCCCTGGAACCATCGGGTTCATCGGAACGGAGTTGCTGGTCGAAGGTGCCGTGGGGGTTTACCCGGTGATCGGAATCGCGGTGGTCATTGCAGCTACGATCAACGGGATCGCGATCATGCAAGTTTACTTCCGTGTCTTTGCCGGACGCAGCATCACGACATCGATTCCCTTCACTGCAAAGCCATCCGAACGTTTCGCCGTTGTTGTGCTGGCTCTGTTGATCATCGGCGGCGGACTGTATCCGCAACCTGGCATCAGCTCTCGACATCACGCGGCCGAAGCATTGCTGGAGCACCGAGGTGTCAACAAAACAGAGTCGCATCATGACGGGAAGCATTCGCAGAGTGCAGCAAGCGAAGTTCAATCTGATTCAGGATCCATGAATAACGCCGAGACGACGACGGATCTGAACGAAACGAATCAAAGTCAATCGGCAGACGATCCAACCAGGGCTGATCGTCAGCTCAATGAGTCGGAGTGAGCGGTGGCAGTTATTCAATACAAAAATTTTCCCATCCAATCCTGATCCGAGGAGCCACCACGTTGGCCACCGAACCGAATGAAATCCCACGCGGTAATGCAGCAGGCTTTGTCCGCTATTTCAAGCACGACTTTTTGTCAGGCCTACTGGTATTCCTGATCGCGTTGCCGCTCTGTCTGGGGATCGCGTTGGCGAGCGGATACCCTGCGATCGCCGGTATCTTTACGGCGATCATCGGATCCATATTGACGACGTTCATCAGCAACAGCGAGTTGACGATCAAAGGTCCCGCAGCGGGTCTGATCGTGATTGCGATTGGATGTATCAACGAATTTGGCGGCGCAGGCAACATGGAGGCCTACCGAGCGGCGTTGGCCGTCGGTGTTGCCGCCGCCGTGATGCAAATCCTGTTCGGCGTCTTTCGCGCGGGTGCGTTGGGAGAGTTCTTTCCGAGTTCCGCCGTGCACGGCATGTTGGCTGCGATCGGGGTGATCATCATCGTCAAACAGGTTCCCGTCGCCTTGGGAATCATCGGTGCGAAAGGCAGCCCGCTGGAGATGATGGGCAGTTTTCCTGAGTATCTGTCGGGTGCCAATCCAGAAATCGCATTGATCGGAATCGTCAGTCTACTGGTGATGTTTCTCTGGCCGATGCTCGGCAAACGGATTCCCATTCTCAAAAAGATCCCCGCACCCTTGATCGTCTTGTTGGCAGCAGTCCCGATGGGAATCGGATTCGACTTGCTCAACACGCACACTTACGAGACACTCGGGAAAAAGTACGTGCTGAGCGAGGACTACTTGGTCAGGATGCCTAACAGAGTGTTTGGGATGTTCGACGAGTTCACTTACCCGAACTTTGCGGTCCTGAAACAGTTTGCTGCTTGGAAATGGGCTTTGATGTTCTTTGTCATCGGCAGCTTGGAATCGCTGTTGAGTGCCAAGGCCGTCGACCTGCTGGATCCATGGAAACGCAAAACGAACATGGACCGCGACGTGATCGCGGTGGGCGTGGGCAACCTCTGCTCGGCGCTGGTCGGTGGCTTGCCGATGATTTCCGAAATCGTCCGTTCTAAGGCGAATATCGACAACGGCGCCAGAACACGATTTGCCGACATGTGGCACGGCGTCTTCCTGCTCGCTTGCGTCGCCTTGATTCCTACCGTGTTGCATCGAATCCCTTTGGCGGCACTGGCGGCGATGCTCGTCTACACAGGATTTCGACTGGCCCACCCGACCGAGTTCATTCATGTCTGGCGGATCGGCAAAGAACAACTGGCAATCTTTGTCACCACGCTGGTGGTCGTGCTGGCAACAGACCTGCTGATCGGCGTGGCCGCCGGCATCGTGCTGGAACTGGCGATCCACGTGGCCAACGGAGTGCCATTGGCATCCCTTTTCAAACCAAACATCCAAGTGGAGGATGTCGGCGCCAACACCAGCCGAATCACCGCTCACCAGTCAGCTGTGTTCAGCAACTGGATCCCCTTGCGACGCCAGATCGAACAAATCGGCTTGCTCGAAAAACGCAATTTGATCATCGATGTTTCCAATGCCAAGTTGGTCGACCATACGGTGATGGCGAAGCTGGATGAGATGCAACGAGACTTTGAGCAGGAGGGGCTGACTTTTGACGTCCATGGATTGGATACTTTGCGGCCCTTGGCAAGCGACGTCCATTCGGCACGCAAAGGTGGTTTGGCCTCGGTCCGCAGAATCACGGTCGTGGCAGACGTTTCTTTGGAAGACTGGTTGATCAGAGAGTTTGTCGCTTGTGGTGTGACCGGCTACACGATTTCGGACTCCAAAGGGGCTGGACGCAGACAGATCGCCAATGGTGCAGCCACTGCAGGCCAGATTCGGATCGAGGTGATCGTGGACCGCAGCGTCTGCCATCGAATCCTGGATTTCATGAGGCGAGATTTAACGGCCGATCACCATGTCACCGCGTGCGTGGAAACAGTGGATGTCCTACGCGTCGGAGACTTTACACCCGAGAGCTAGGCGCGGATTTTTCAAACGACTGACTGCTGTCGTCGCAACACATTTGCATGAAACGGCTCGCGCGGATTGGTGCGAAAACAGTCTGCGCTGATCAGCCGCCACGCGATCGCTGCCGGTTCACCCCGGCAACACGCGAGCATAATACTCGTGACTTGGACACCAAAATCGGTTATGGATACGTATTGCTGTCTATCCATCCACAACCGAGACCACGTCCGGATGCTCAATACACAACCGGGAGACGCCGATCGAGATCCAGATGACGTCGCAGCGGACGCCATTGCGCCCGTCCGGTTTCCTTC from Stieleria varia carries:
- a CDS encoding proton-conducting transporter membrane subunit; this translates as MNTDLILQFAGGVTVVSPALLLLVLGMIPLVGIRIGERLTAFMTQVSVLTGLVGSVTVLILMLVTDQRNVPIELGDWVAIEPDGFHFHLKFVFDRLSVPFTIMTFVLCGTVGAFTRVYLHRDAGYQRFFLFYAVFYLGMIVSTLAGTIETLFFGWELVGLSSALLIAFFQDRPSPVRNGLRVWIVYRIADAAFLIAALLLHHLTGAGDFEGLMGSGPWPEGVANIAGSPALIIGLLLLVAAAGKSGMVPFSGWLPRAMEGPTPSSAVFYGALSIHLGTYLLLRVSPLLDVSLPLQIAVIAMGVVTAIFGAMTSRVQTDVKTALGFASLTQVGIITVEIGLGLRYLALIHIIGHALLRTLQLLRAPSLLKDYFSLEDAIGGGLPTSKSSVGVQGTSSAGRWLYRICNERGYLDAALYRLIANPIVGLFQFAGRVEDRWTQFLSGNKSPRLSQTQVEPSAASELSRGTSEMVEDLR
- a CDS encoding proton-conducting transporter membrane subunit; this encodes MPELMLPWLELSILIPLIGSLLVRFPRDRDLARKWCIVICSLALTCTVGEWIDFARMATFEAHDHWDALASIFHANLLVIDELNAPLLPLISLLFLLTVISTLRTKLNRFSLSGTLFYQAVLLATFSCRASWLLIALLIIGAIPPWFEMKYRRDESTRVYSIHMIAFAICMVLGYWLLPAGAEADPEQPRSTTLIAGALLTLGALLRNGIFPLHCWMTDLFQRATLGTALLHVLPMTGAYAVMRLVLPIAPSWALQSIAVLSLITAVYAAGRGLVETDGRKFFCYLLLSNSSLVLVGLELVTSIGLTGALCLWLSVGLSLGGLGLTLRCIEARIGRINLTHFHGLHEHTPKLAGLFLLTGLGAIGFPGTIGFIGTELLVEGAVGVYPVIGIAVVIAATINGIAIMQVYFRVFAGRSITTSIPFTAKPSERFAVVVLALLIIGGGLYPQPGISSRHHAAEALLEHRGVNKTESHHDGKHSQSAASEVQSDSGSMNNAETTTDLNETNQSQSADDPTRADRQLNESE
- a CDS encoding SulP family inorganic anion transporter, whose translation is MATEPNEIPRGNAAGFVRYFKHDFLSGLLVFLIALPLCLGIALASGYPAIAGIFTAIIGSILTTFISNSELTIKGPAAGLIVIAIGCINEFGGAGNMEAYRAALAVGVAAAVMQILFGVFRAGALGEFFPSSAVHGMLAAIGVIIIVKQVPVALGIIGAKGSPLEMMGSFPEYLSGANPEIALIGIVSLLVMFLWPMLGKRIPILKKIPAPLIVLLAAVPMGIGFDLLNTHTYETLGKKYVLSEDYLVRMPNRVFGMFDEFTYPNFAVLKQFAAWKWALMFFVIGSLESLLSAKAVDLLDPWKRKTNMDRDVIAVGVGNLCSALVGGLPMISEIVRSKANIDNGARTRFADMWHGVFLLACVALIPTVLHRIPLAALAAMLVYTGFRLAHPTEFIHVWRIGKEQLAIFVTTLVVVLATDLLIGVAAGIVLELAIHVANGVPLASLFKPNIQVEDVGANTSRITAHQSAVFSNWIPLRRQIEQIGLLEKRNLIIDVSNAKLVDHTVMAKLDEMQRDFEQEGLTFDVHGLDTLRPLASDVHSARKGGLASVRRITVVADVSLEDWLIREFVACGVTGYTISDSKGAGRRQIANGAATAGQIRIEVIVDRSVCHRILDFMRRDLTADHHVTACVETVDVLRVGDFTPES
- a CDS encoding DUF2309 domain-containing protein; translated protein: MRPSHERSTTESLTTENSTDHDIDDSAGSCSPRHLLDIIDHAAHLLPAQGPIEVFVHHNTLHAFDHMPFDDAVRAAWKVYGAEPYLSEVRYQQLLREGRITRDDLRKIMHKDIANDECKLVDGLGSRFDLRMAMLLYPLKEAPENELRWVIAETDALTKFRGDVDPAIVQRLIKSTRKHVDRSDPDSESLKRLDDFGRGKPSRWRDSEWETFTLKSLWETCQRGTELARCTTETRVKPVRVRDVLLLATGEDADRFVHETLIRFCATFIDQGFASWALPGRDDGLFRCFVEIYRPEMILGELWMKGLSEETQRITDSQTTAIESIRQSLDMLGVPASELESFITQTLLALPGWAGMISQLCNAASWVDRPLPKDSLVDFLAVRLLLDRLAAKYVATKHLGFSGTTDQIACDAWSRVPHSVDVQLRNCFRVFQLAQSLGWDWTQLAALNAEQWSMIFYELDAFDAIDRRRVFHLAYEQKYRNEALTSVVLTSREVLARRKQADQNRQRPSFQITCCIDDREESFRRHLEETDPCCETFGAAGFFAVAMNYQGASDANYKPLCPAIITPTHYVRENVGYTFAGEDRRRAQTRRRLGLFTHGMHSRSRGFIGGAVTSILGNLAAFPLVSRVLFPRLTAQIRRKAGEFLGPPPVTQLQLERYKPESGPEGGNIGYTVDEMTDIVERLLRDIGLIDSFARLVVITGHGSSSVNNPHESAYNCGACAGKRGGPNARAFAQMANDWRVRNRVAQRGIVIPEDTAFIGAYHNTCDDSVVWYDLDRLPPSHFELFETVKRHCDEARLRNAHERARRFASCDLNCTPIEALRHVERRSEDLSQVRPEYNHATDALCFVGRREWSRGLFLDRRAFLTSYDPTQDDEEHSILLRILGAAIPVCAGINLEYYFSSVDNTKYGSGTKLPHNIVSLLGVMEGATSDLRTGLYRQMIEIHEPMRILFVIETTPDAMLNIMDRHQDIGRLCRGNWIQLAVLNHETSEIQVYEGGTFAPFIANGDTLPSVDSSTQWFRGHRGHLPFAWVTAAWADGAKQDDGSSASGMRSSANAGQSPASDLGTGAAV